In a single window of the Papaver somniferum cultivar HN1 chromosome 8, ASM357369v1, whole genome shotgun sequence genome:
- the LOC113305439 gene encoding putative disease resistance protein RGA4, producing the protein MAVEDALVGGASGILKRLVSVVSGEISLAWGVEDELKKLKDNLELIKAETSNAEKRQGNNAEVSLWIKRLKGVAYDADDVLDECSYEAMRQSEKSCSKVKDFFSSSSQVASSFKMAHKIKAINKQLNQIAIDMKKFGFESISSTSRYDDQTAEKRQRETRSFFGDLEIVGREHDNSEIVRLLTSSSLSPDQQEKVSVISIVGMGGLGKTTLAQSIYKSVEKHFIKRLWVCVSDEFDIYKILLDIMESSTSSKCPKFSNINVLVDKVLKELQNKLYLLVLDDLWTEDFMEWNKLKSYLNVGAVGSKIIVTTGKQEVASVVRGVIPP; encoded by the coding sequence ATGGCAGTCGAGGATGCACTTGTTGGTGGTGCATCAGGAATTTTGAAAAGGCTGGTTTCTGTTGTTTCCGGTGAGATTAGTCTGGCTTGGGGGGTCGAGGATGAACTGAAAAAGCTTAAAGACAATTTGGAGTTGATCAAGGCTGAAACATCTAATGCAGAGAAGAGGCAGGGGAACAATGCTGAAGTTTCACTCTGGATAAAAAGGCTCAAGGGAGTTGCTTACGATGCTGATGATGTTCTAGATGAATGTTCTTATGAAGCTATGCGTCAATCTGAAAAGAGCTGCAGTAAGGTAAAAGACTTTTTTTCATCCTCCAGCCAAGTTGCCTCTAGTTTTAAAATGGCTCACAAAATCAAAGCTATCAACAAACAGTTAAACCAAATTGCAATTGATATGAAAAAGTTTGGGTTTGAATCGATTAGTTCCACTAGTCGGTACGATGACCAAACTGCTGAGAAACGTCAGCGAGAAACTCGTTCATTCTTTGGAGATTTAGAGATTGTAGGAAGAGAGCATGATAACTCAGAGATAGTAAGGCTGTTAACCTCATCTTCACTAAGTCCTGATCAACAAGAAAAAGTCTCTGTAATATCCATAGTAGGCATGGGGGGACTTGGAAAGACCACTTTGGCTCAGTCCATCTACAAGTCAGTAGAAAAACACTTCATAAAAAGACTATGGGTTTGTGTGTCTGATGAGTTTGATATTTACAAAATCTTACTAGACATTATGGAGTCCAGTACTAGTTCTAAATGCCCAAAATTTTCAAACATTAATGTATTGGTAGATAAAGTTCTAAAAGAATTGCAAAACAAACTATATTTGCTGGTACTTGATGATTTGTGGACTGAAGATTTCATGGAATGGAATAAACTTAAAAGTTACCTAAACGTTGGCGCAGTTGGCAGCAAAATCATTGTCACCACTGGTAAACAAGAAGTTGCATCTGTGGTACGGGGTGTAATTCCTCCGTAG
- the LOC113305440 gene encoding putative disease resistance protein RGA3, giving the protein MAEGFLLPPNGRNRHSSEDIGNDYFLDLLSNSFFQDVKKDELGDIQEFKMHDLVHDFARGVVGSHEVTCLNASEMENDVSQARLLQLIIKEGASESVSNALIHAKKLRTIFCKEGRFLDQNLPSNKRLRVLYLLGDYGSPINVSFPFIHLRFLDLEDFRIEDAHGASIAQLYNLQTLNLSYAKNVQMLLNGIGSLRNLRHLHLSDSDVEVLPDSLLRLTNLQTLNISDTKIKKLPINIGSLPLEQLQWVLLLSGMNSVKCLGEEFYYQENQQEESQGATTTAFPSLIELSVKYFGELEKWFTPPPPYRSFPILKILCIQGCDRLISIPDLRSWTSLRKLTINDNNKLEESLPYDLKKSLDFLKELYVNDMAESNNLIREMM; this is encoded by the exons ATGGCTGAAGGGTTCCTCCTTCCCCCTAATGGACGAAACCGACACTCATCAGAAGATATCGGTAATGATTATTTTCTTGATTTGTTATCTAACTCTTTCtttcaagatgtgaaaaaggaTGAACTTGGTGATATTCAAGAGTTCAAAATGCACGATTTAGTACATGATTTTGCACGAGGTGTCGTTGGCAGTCATGAAGTTACGTGTCTGAATGCAAGTGAAATGGAGAATGATGTATCTCAAGCCCGTCTCTTACAGTTAATTATCAAAGAAGGAGCGTCTGAATCAGTCTCTAACGCCTTGATCCATGCAAAGAAACTGCGGACAATTTTCTGCAAAGAAGGGCGTTTTCTTGATCAGAATCTACCGAGCAATAAGCGTTTACGTGTACTGTATCTTCTTGGTGATTATGGTAGTCCGATAAATGTATCTTTCCCTTTTATACACTTGAGGTTCCTTGATCTTGAGGATTTTAGAATTGAAGATGCTCATGGTGCGTCCATCGCTCAACTCTACAACCTGCAGACTCTCAACCTTTCTTACGCCAAGAATGTTCAGATGCTTCTCAACGGAATTGGTTCTTTAAGAAATTTACGACATCTTCATCTCTCGGACTCAGATGTTGAAGTGTTACCAGATTCTCTTCTCCGGCTCACAAACTTGCAGACGTTAAATATTTCAGATACGAAGATCAAGAAGTTACCCATAAATATTGGTTCTCTtcccttagagcaactgcagtg GGTTCTGCTCTTGTCGGGAATGAATTCTGTCAAGTGTTTGGGTGAGGAGTTTTATTACCAAGAAAACCAACAGGAAGAAAGCCAAGGTGCTACAACAACAGCATTCCCTTCACTAATTGAGTTGAGTGTTAAATATTTTGGAGAATTAGAAAAATGGTTTACTCCGCCACCACCTTACCGATCCTTCCCTATCCTAAAGATTCTATGTATACAGGGATGTGATAGATTGATATCTATACCAGATTTACGATCATGGACTTCTCTCAGAAAGTTAACTATCAACGATAACAACAAATTGGAGGAGTCGTTACCGTATGATCTCAAGAAATCGCTCGACTTTCTTAAAGAACTCTATGTTAATGATATGGCCGAGTCCAATAATTTGATTAGGGAGATGATGTAG